In Nitrospira sp., the genomic window CCCGCTCGCGGCATCCATCGGCGCATTGATGTTAGGCCCGTAGGAGAGCGCGATGCCCCAGTAGCACATCGCGCAGTCCGGATCGAGCCGCGCGCCTTCTTGAAAAGACCGAATGGCCTCCTGGTGGTTGAACGCGTAGTAGAGCCGCAATCCCTGGTCGAAGTACCGCTGCGCAAGCGGCACCGCCGTGGTGATCGGATAGTGAAGCGTGCCTAGGTTGTTATAGAGCGGCACCGGAGCTGACTCGCTTGTCTGGATCTGGGAACCAGAATCCCCATACGTGGCCTGCACACTAATGGCCCCGAATAGGAACGCGGCAGGAAGCACACGCTCGACGAATGTCGAAATGCGGAGGATGCCCAGAACAAGCTTGGAAAGCTTTGCCATGGAATTTCCTCAAGAGTGGAAGCCTCGTACCGGGCGCATTGACACACTGCTGTGCAATGTGACTTTAGTTCCGATTGTTGCTTGAGTCAGGTGGCACAAAGGCGACTCGGAGCTCAGTCTTCGCCTTTCCAGTTCCGACATGAACTATCCTGTTGCCATCGAGAATAAAGCGCAGATCGGCTAATCTCTTCTGAAATTCAGCCAGTTTCTTCTGTTGATCTCTATACAGGGTCTTTAACGACTTCTCGTAGATGCGATCAATCACTGATATAAGGGCCAGACAATGCCTATTTATTGCTTCCTTCAGATCTACCGTTCGTGAACGGTCGCCTCGATTCTCCGTGATTACGCACGTATACCCTGAAAGGCCGATCCTGACAGGCACAAAAGCCTGGGTGCGCAATCCTCGAGCTGGCAAAAAGTCGAGGCTGTGTGACGCGAGTTGATGACGAACTGTCCGTATCTCTAGGGCACTGAACGCGGCCTGTACCGCCTTTGGATTAGGGCAATTCATCAGCTTGTAGAGTTTCAATACAGCCTCCTGCTGAACATAAGCTGCACTAAGTATCCCATATAGCCTTAGATATCGTTCACCCACTTCGTCATACCGAGTGGGTCCATCAAGAGAAAAGCGAAGGAAGTGTCCAATCGCCAAAGAGGCATCGCCAACTACATCCATCGCCACGCAGATGAAGCTCCAATCAACTTCATCGTTTAGTCGTAAGAGAGTCTTCGGAGATTCACTCCGTTGCCACACACGCTCGTTTATTACCTCGCGGAAGGCGCTGGCATAAGACTCAAGAACTTCAATCGGCTCGTTCATCTGTCGATAAGCGCTCTCATAACCCTTAGGTGGACCTTTGTTAGTAGACCTCTAGCGATTCCTTCATCTCCCATATCTCGCCCGAGCGATTAACTCCTTCAGCCCGTTCAAATCCAGTGCCCCCGGTACCAGCTCGTTGCCTACGATGAACCCAGGTGTTCCTGAGATGCCGAGCTCGCGAGCGAGGGCTCGATTCTTGTGAATGGCGGCCTGCCACTTCGGATTGGCCATGTCGGCTTCCAGGCGCTTCGCATCGAGACCGACCTTTGCCGCGATCTTTAAGATCGACTCCTTCGTCATATCAGCGTGCGACTCGAGCAGCGCTTCATGGAAGGCCTGGTGTTTCCCTTGCGTATATGAGGCAAGCGCAGCTTTGGCTGCGAGCTCCGACGGTTCGCCTAGAATGGGAAAGTCCTTGTAGACGACCCGCACTCGTGGATCGACCTTCTGCAGTTCCGTGACGGCCGGTGCCGCGCGTTTACAGAAGCCGCAGCGGTAGTCATAGAACTCAACCAAGGTGATCTCGCCTTTCGGATTACCGCTGACCGGTGACAGGGGATCGTGCAGCAGCTCGTCCTGCTTGGTCTTGAGAGCAACTTTCTGACGCTCCTTCTGCTCCGCCTCACGTTTGAGTTCCATCGCCTGCAGCGATTGCTCAATCACTTCCGGATGGGCTCGGATATAGCGCTCAATCGCGGCATCAGCGACATCCGGAGGAGGAGTCGAGACACCGTTGGTATCCTTGGCCATTGTTGAACAACCAGCGACGAACAGGGCCAGGCCTGCAAGGATGGTCAGCGGCAATGGGAAGCAGCTCCCAAGATGGGGATTTTTCATTGTTTGGTCTCCTCTATGGGTCCGACTAACGATATACTTCACGGCGATGGCCCACTTTAACTACAAGGACAAACAGCGATTGTCTTCCACAGCATAGACGATGCGATAGTCTCCAACCCGAATCCGGTAGAGTTGATCGACACCGCTGAGTTTTTCAGATCCATGCGGGCGCGGTGTTGTTGCAAGGGAATCGATTCTTGACTTGAGCCGCTGTTGAATCTGTGATGGCAGGTTTCGGAACTGACGATCAGCTTGGCGAGAGAACTCGATCTGATAGAGCACCGTTCAACTCATAACCCAAGGTCCCGTTTGATTTTTTTCCATGCGACCGTACCTTCTCGCTTCACACTCGCCAATGCTGCACGAGCCTCGTCCAGATCCAACCGATCTTCGATCTCTTCAAGCAACTGCACATCTTCAATGGGCACCACGGCCGCCACATCCTTACCCCGGCTTGTGACCATGATTCGACGTTTCGTGCGCGCGGTGCGCGCAAGAATCTGTCCCAACTGCTTCTTGACCTCGGCACTATTGACCCTGGTCATCACACTTCCCTTTTTCATGCGGTGAGTATAGCCGAAGGAACAATTTGATGAAAGCAACCATAAGGCTCTCACACTCGCGGTGCAAAGCCCTCTCGAACTATCGATAGCCCTCCCCGCTCGTCCCGCCGCCGAAACCGCCCCAGTTTCCGCCGAAGCCGCCTTGGCCGGTTCCCCAATACTCGCCCTTCTGAATCCGCCGATAGGGATGTCGAAGGTCAGGACGGCTGAGCCACCAGAAAAACCCTACGACCGCAATGGTGGTACCGAGCGTAATCCAAATCCCAAGACCCTTGATGCGCCGGCGTGACGGAGCTTCGAGCCTCACTTCTTGGGCCGGTGTCGCCAGTGCCACGGCAGTACGGTACAACCCTTCGCCGAAATGTCCTCGTTCAATGGCCGGTTCAAGATACATATGGCTGATTTTATTCCGAATTTCTGGAGTGATAGCCGGCAGCATCTGACGCCCCAAAGTCATTGCGGCCTGTCGCTCCTGCACTGCGACCAGCACCATCAATCCATGTTCCTGCTGCGTCGAACCGATCTGCCACTTTGCGTACAGGGCATCCGCATACTCCTTGGCAGAGGGATACGGTTTGATACTTGGCACCGTCACGATCACCATCTCCACACCGCTCTTCTTTTCAAGATCGGTGCAGACGGACCGGATGCGGTCTTTCCACTCTCGCTCAACGACCTGCGCATGGTCACTCACATAGCCGATGGGGCTCGGAAGCTGAACCCGTTCCTTCGACCGGTCATAGAGTGCGGCATGAGCAAGCGGTGCGACGATCCAGACGAGCAAGCTCATCCAGATAATCCCACGCCATGCATTCTTTGGAAGTGACCCAATCACGTGATCCGTGCCGCTGCGGCTGTCACAAGCCTGGTCAGGCCTTCGAGGTACCGATCCATCAGTCGCGGAGTCTCTTTCTGCCCAGGGGAAATCTGCCCCCGCTTGAGGAGCAGTGCATCGCGCAACCCGGTCAGA contains:
- a CDS encoding DsbA family protein, whose amino-acid sequence is MKNPHLGSCFPLPLTILAGLALFVAGCSTMAKDTNGVSTPPPDVADAAIERYIRAHPEVIEQSLQAMELKREAEQKERQKVALKTKQDELLHDPLSPVSGNPKGEITLVEFYDYRCGFCKRAAPAVTELQKVDPRVRVVYKDFPILGEPSELAAKAALASYTQGKHQAFHEALLESHADMTKESILKIAAKVGLDAKRLEADMANPKWQAAIHKNRALARELGISGTPGFIVGNELVPGALDLNGLKELIARARYGR
- a CDS encoding type II toxin-antitoxin system RelE/ParE family toxin, giving the protein MLYQIEFSRQADRQFRNLPSQIQQRLKSRIDSLATTPRPHGSEKLSGVDQLYRIRVGDYRIVYAVEDNRCLSL
- a CDS encoding type II toxin-antitoxin system Phd/YefM family antitoxin encodes the protein MTRVNSAEVKKQLGQILARTARTKRRIMVTSRGKDVAAVVPIEDVQLLEEIEDRLDLDEARAALASVKREGTVAWKKIKRDLGL
- a CDS encoding TPM domain-containing protein translates to MIGSLPKNAWRGIIWMSLLVWIVAPLAHAALYDRSKERVQLPSPIGYVSDHAQVVEREWKDRIRSVCTDLEKKSGVEMVIVTVPSIKPYPSAKEYADALYAKWQIGSTQQEHGLMVLVAVQERQAAMTLGRQMLPAITPEIRNKISHMYLEPAIERGHFGEGLYRTAVALATPAQEVRLEAPSRRRIKGLGIWITLGTTIAVVGFFWWLSRPDLRHPYRRIQKGEYWGTGQGGFGGNWGGFGGGTSGEGYR